The Desulfobacterales bacterium genome includes a region encoding these proteins:
- a CDS encoding ATP-binding cassette domain-containing protein: MIEVKNVTLSAADRILCSGVTFELGKGEKAALSGSSGCGKSSLLRALVGLRGVDSGTIEVGGVELTLATQGTIRHRIAFLQQEPVMGAETVREALLLPFTFKLNARHRPTPEKIAEVLERVSLSGIVLDRPASQLSGGEKQRIAIARGLLMNRDIILADEITAALDSDSRDKVIAVLRELPVTLLAITHDPVFRAAFPIEFRMENQALRKVRP, encoded by the coding sequence ATGATCGAAGTGAAAAATGTGACTCTCTCGGCTGCAGACCGGATTCTTTGTTCCGGCGTAACCTTTGAGCTGGGAAAGGGAGAGAAGGCGGCATTATCCGGTAGTTCCGGTTGCGGTAAATCTTCGTTGCTGCGTGCCCTCGTGGGGCTGCGCGGTGTTGACTCCGGGACCATTGAGGTCGGCGGAGTCGAACTTACTTTGGCGACACAGGGGACGATTCGCCACCGAATCGCATTCCTGCAACAGGAGCCGGTGATGGGTGCTGAAACGGTCCGCGAGGCTCTGCTGTTGCCGTTCACCTTCAAGCTGAACGCCCGGCACAGGCCCACTCCGGAGAAGATCGCGGAGGTGCTTGAACGCGTGAGTTTATCGGGGATCGTTCTGGACCGGCCAGCCTCGCAACTCTCCGGCGGCGAAAAGCAGCGGATCGCCATCGCGCGCGGGCTCCTGATGAACAGGGACATCATTCTTGCCGACGAGATCACCGCGGCGCTGGACAGTGACTCGCGGGACAAGGTGATCGCCGTTCTCCGAGAGCTTCCGGTTACGCTGCTGGCGATCACTCACGACCCGGTATTCCGGGCCGCGTTCCCGATTGAATTTCGTATGGAAAACCAAGC